Proteins encoded within one genomic window of bacterium:
- a CDS encoding PEP-CTERM sorting domain-containing protein encodes MKRSLLVVMCLVCAVFIAGPASAATLTLDYLIGTVVPASPADPGDELAYANNLINWYNGDIAEPDGGGYDYTLNVGSSVPSPDLDLATGGVQVSAVGGALANPVDVTGYTYLWAKFGNQGALYFLDSLTSIDGFDPAWGPFSQEGGGLSYVTLFGPGTTRVPEAGALLLFGSGLIGLVGYRRMRRMQ; translated from the coding sequence ATGAAAAGATCCCTTCTCGTAGTGATGTGCCTTGTCTGCGCAGTATTTATTGCTGGGCCGGCGAGCGCAGCCACCCTGACGCTCGACTACCTGATTGGAACGGTGGTTCCTGCATCCCCCGCCGACCCGGGTGACGAACTCGCGTATGCCAACAACTTGATCAACTGGTACAACGGAGACATTGCTGAACCGGATGGTGGTGGTTACGACTACACTTTGAACGTAGGAAGCTCCGTCCCGTCCCCTGACCTCGATCTTGCGACCGGCGGGGTGCAAGTCTCTGCAGTTGGCGGTGCCCTTGCGAACCCTGTTGATGTCACAGGGTACACCTACCTTTGGGCCAAGTTTGGCAATCAGGGTGCGCTTTATTTCCTGGATTCCCTTACTTCGATCGACGGATTTGACCCTGCCTGGGGTCCTTTTTCCCAGGAAGGGGGAGGTCTCTCCTACGTTACGCTGTTTGGTCCTGGCACCACTCGAGTCCCCGAGGCCGGGGCCCTGCTCCTGTTCGGAAGCGGGCTGATCGGACTCGTCGGCTACCGGAGGATGCGCCGGATGCAGTAA